From a single Salvelinus namaycush isolate Seneca chromosome 14, SaNama_1.0, whole genome shotgun sequence genomic region:
- the LOC120058977 gene encoding ATP synthase subunit epsilon, mitochondrial-like: MVAYWRQAGLSYIRFSAICASAVRAALKPQFKVEALKVAESSVKVYVPKAVA, from the exons ATGGTTGCATACTGGAGACAAGCTGGCCTTAG CTACATTCGCTTCTCTGCGATCTGCGCAAGTGCAGTCCGTGCGGCACTGAAACCCCAGTTCAAAGTCGAGGCACTGAAGGTTGCCGAGTCCAGCGTCAAAGTCTACGTACCAAAGGCTGTAGCAT GA